In the Mesorhizobium sp. M1D.F.Ca.ET.043.01.1.1 genome, CGAGCCCTGGCATCACCGCCATGAGAACCTGCATCTCAACACGCATCGTGACCTTTCGACACTGCCCGGGGTTTCCTTTCCGAAAGGCACCCCTGCCTTTCCTCACCGCAGCGCGGTGATCCGCCATCTCAACGACTTCGCCCGGACGCACCGGCTGCCGATCGCCTTCGGCATCGTCGTCGAGGAAATCGAATTCCGCGGCGACCACTGGCTGGTGAAGACCAACGCGGGACGGCGGGCGGCCCGCCATGTTGTGATCGCCACCGGCCGCGACCGGCAGCCTTTCATCCCGGCCTGGAAGGGCATGAAGGATTTTTCGGGCAAGATCGTGCATTCGGCGCATTTCGGCCTGGCGGGCGACTATGCCGGAAAGAAGGTGCTGGTGGTCGGCGCCGGCAATTCCGGCTTCGACGCGCTCAACCACCTTTCCGGCGTCGAGACCGGACAGATGTGGCTCTCGGCGCGCAACGGGCCGTCGCTCCTGCCCAAGCGCATCGGCAAGATCGCCGTGCATCGCTTCTCGCCCGTCATGGCGCGCCTGCCGGCCCGGCTGGCGGACGCGGTTATGGCGGCAACGCAGCGGCTGGTCTTCGGCGACCTCAGGAAATACGGCCTGCCCCCTGCCCAGTCGGGCGGCGCCAGCCGCCTCGGCTCGGACTATACGGCGATCGCCGCCGACGACGGCGCGGTCGAGGCGATCAAGGCCGGCCGCATCATCGTCGTGCCGCAGGTCAAGGCGTTCGGACACGACAGCGTCGTCCTCGAGAACGGCCAGACGATCGCGCCCGACATCGTCATTGCCGCGACAGGCTACCGTACCGGCCTGGACGCGATGGTGGGCAAACTCGGCGTGCTCGATGCCAAGGGCGTGCCGCTTTTCAACGGTGCCGCGAGCGACCCGAAGCTGCCGGGCCTCTGGTTCACCGGCATGCGGCCGAGCATTCGCGGCTGCTTCGCCAACGCCCGCATCCAGGGCGCGGCAGTCGCCGGCAGGATTGCCAGGCAAAAGCGCTGAGGCGCGTTCCGCGTGCGAAAGCTTCCGTTTTTGGGTTGCCTTCCGGGCCACGGAACCCTATACGCCGCGAGCGTCGGAGTGTAGCGCAGCCTGGTAGCGCACCTGATTTGGGATCAGGGGGTCGCGTGTTCGAATCACGCCACTCCGACCATTTTCTGTCTTGTTTCCAATCGATGAGCAGGGGCTGCGATCCTATAGCGCGCTTTCGATGTCGGTCTTCGAAAAATCCTCGCCGACATAGAGCAGCCGGCAGCCGCGATCCTTAGCCACTTCATAGGCGAAGCAGTCGCCGAAATTGAGCGCCGCTGCGTGGATGCCTTTGCCCCACCGCGCGCAGGCCTCGGCGATGCGGCGCGCGGCACCCTCGGTCACCGGCGCGATCTCGAAGCCAAGCCCATCGATCAAGGCTGACACTTCCTCGACCACCCCTCGCCTTGCCGCGACGATCAGCAGTTCAGCCAGTTGGAAGCGGCCGTAAACCCGCCGGGCGAGTCCCCAACAACCTCAAGCCCGGCGAGCCTACAACCCGATCTGAAACGCGATCGGGACCGGGATCAACCGGCGTCTCTCACGGTGCAAGATGGATGCCAGCGGGAACCGTCCCGGAATGGGACCATGCGCCATCCCATGGATTGATGACTGGCACACCCGCCGCATGGAACAGCCCGGCATCTCGCGAAGCGACCTGGAAACCTTCGCGGCGGCGATCGCCGCGGTGTAGCCATCCGGAACCGGGAAGCCCTTGCCGGCGGTTCTGGCCTTTACGGCGAGACTGGCACAGCGACGAGCCGCTTCGATATCGAACGCCAGAACTTTTCGGAAGTACACCAGTTTCTGTCCGAGCACCGCTCGAATAATCGCTCGCTTCCAACTAAGCCGCCGGTCTAGACTTTGGACAAAAGGGGGATTTTCCGATGCCTGGTGTTGAGGCGTTGCTGTCGCTGATCGGCCCGGCTTACCTGGCCTATTACGGCTTCACGGTTCCGGTCATGGTCGTCTGGGCAATTCTTTGCGCTGCCCTGTGGATCTGGAACAACCGGCCGGGCAAGAGGCAGAATGGCGGCGCCGGCCGGTCGCGATCGGCGAGCCTCATATTCTTTGTCTTCGTCGCCACCTGCTACGTGGCGGCGCATACGGGGGTCTATCTACTGGTCCAGCATTTGTCAGGGCTATGGGCGTAGAAGGACCTCTCGGTCGAGCGCCTTCCTCGTTATCCTAAGGCGCATCGATCTTTCAGATTCGCTCCGTGCGCTTTAGGTTTTGATTTTACGCATGTCTTTGTCCCGAAACCCGCTCCCACTTTCGGGAGCCATGCCTTAAATATCGAACTCGCCCTGCCCTTCGTCCATGGCGCTGACGGTCTCGGCAGCAAGTGCGCGGGTGATCGGCGTCTTGCGTTCGAGCGCGGCGCGGTCGAGGCGCTCGACGACGCGCATGGCGGTCGCCAGCGAGCGTTCGATGCGCCGCACCAGATATTGCACGACATGCGGCTCGACCTCGACCTGGCGGTCGGCGAAGAGCTTTGTGATGACGCCGGCAAGCAGCAGGTCATCCGGCTCGTGGATCTCGATCGTCGCCGCCGCCTTCAGCCGCGAGACGAGGTCCGGCAGCGTAACGCGCCAGGCGGAGGGAAAGCGCCGCGCCGTCAGAAGCAGCGTGGAGCCGGCGCCGCGCACCGTGTTGATCAGGTGGAACAGGCCTTGCTCGTCGATCGGGCTCTTGTCGACGTCGTCGATGAATGCAGGCATCGCGCCAAGCCCGCCGATGTTCTCGCCGATCCTGTCGGGAGCGATGGCGACCGCATGCGCCCGTGTTTGCCAGATCTGGGCGAGATGCGTCTTGCCGGAACCCGGAGGCCCGGCCAGCACCACCACCGGCGAGGGCCAGTCCGGCCAGCGGTCGACCAGTGCCGCCGCCTGGGCATTGGTGCCGGAGACGACGAGCTCGTCGCGCGAATAACCGGTGCCGTGGCCGAGGTCGAGCGGCAGCTGGCGCGGCGGTTCGGTGCGCTCACCAGCCATCTCAGCCACGCGGTTGGCTGCGGTGGCCGCCGCCGCGATCGGCCGGCAGCGGCGGCGTGGTCTCGGTGGCGTGGCCCCTGTAAAGCGGCGATTCGAGATAGCGGGAAATCGCAAAGCGCACCAAAACCGCGATGGCCGCCGAAGCCGGCACCGCGATCAGCAGCCCGACAAAGCCGAACAGCGCGCCGAAGGCAAACAGCGCAAACATCAGCCAGACCGGGTGCAGGCCGACGCTTTTGCCGACCAGCCTTGGCTGCAGGATGTTGCCCTCGATGAACTGGCCGACGAAGAACACGCAAGCCA is a window encoding:
- the hdaA gene encoding DnaA regulatory inactivator HdaA, producing the protein MAGERTEPPRQLPLDLGHGTGYSRDELVVSGTNAQAAALVDRWPDWPSPVVVLAGPPGSGKTHLAQIWQTRAHAVAIAPDRIGENIGGLGAMPAFIDDVDKSPIDEQGLFHLINTVRGAGSTLLLTARRFPSAWRVTLPDLVSRLKAAATIEIHEPDDLLLAGVITKLFADRQVEVEPHVVQYLVRRIERSLATAMRVVERLDRAALERKTPITRALAAETVSAMDEGQGEFDI
- a CDS encoding NAD(P)/FAD-dependent oxidoreductase, coding for MTTIKTRMGMEAEISPDWTGEPAILEGAIVIGAGAAGLATAYALIEAGVATEVLEREGRLAEPWHHRHENLHLNTHRDLSTLPGVSFPKGTPAFPHRSAVIRHLNDFARTHRLPIAFGIVVEEIEFRGDHWLVKTNAGRRAARHVVIATGRDRQPFIPAWKGMKDFSGKIVHSAHFGLAGDYAGKKVLVVGAGNSGFDALNHLSGVETGQMWLSARNGPSLLPKRIGKIAVHRFSPVMARLPARLADAVMAATQRLVFGDLRKYGLPPAQSGGASRLGSDYTAIAADDGAVEAIKAGRIIVVPQVKAFGHDSVVLENGQTIAPDIVIAATGYRTGLDAMVGKLGVLDAKGVPLFNGAASDPKLPGLWFTGMRPSIRGCFANARIQGAAVAGRIARQKR